A part of Solibacillus sp. FSL H8-0538 genomic DNA contains:
- a CDS encoding sensor histidine kinase translates to MAALKKQEIQFIFFAIFALLLLFRFQMAHTSINVDNHFLSLHTLLELFSIFVSFSLFVQAWTTYSTHRIKSQYFIGLVFLAVGCFDLVHTFTYKGMPFINDEFSATRATWFWIVARLIESIGVALFVFRPNQLLFINRGWGLSVTVLFVSICTTIILTIPERLPVLLNEQGVTGLKVSLEYVISTTIFITFITLLTRYIKELRPNTDSLRMIFALFVMMVGELFFTLYNHVYAIENLLGHCFKFIGYIYIYRAIYFPEIQQILTDKENAEKQQMEAELKLYEAEKNLSRQVFEAHEEERKRVSRELHDSIGQSLFSILVTLNTVNKDQSVETNEDSLQTIKKMTQEAMKEVKEIARSLRPSTLDDLGFIPAVRSYLESYKQIHNISVQFEIKGVVGRLEPEAETALYRICQEALTNTAKYAKASEVYVSLNMDEDSVDLTIIDNGIGFCIGDYLKNAQRKGIGLYSIKERAEGVGGSAQFHSKVNEGTTIKIFVPRNVDEKVDHSLFP, encoded by the coding sequence ATGGCAGCCTTAAAGAAACAGGAAATTCAATTTATATTTTTTGCAATCTTCGCATTACTTTTACTGTTCCGTTTTCAAATGGCACACACATCTATTAATGTAGATAATCATTTTTTATCACTACATACATTGCTTGAGTTATTTAGTATATTTGTTTCTTTTTCTTTATTTGTACAGGCGTGGACAACTTACTCTACCCATCGAATTAAATCACAATATTTTATTGGGTTAGTGTTTCTAGCAGTAGGTTGTTTTGATTTAGTTCATACTTTCACTTATAAGGGAATGCCCTTTATTAACGATGAGTTTTCTGCTACCCGTGCCACATGGTTTTGGATTGTAGCACGATTAATAGAAAGTATTGGCGTTGCTCTGTTTGTCTTTAGACCAAACCAATTGCTATTTATTAACCGTGGTTGGGGTCTAAGTGTAACCGTCCTATTTGTGAGCATTTGTACAACGATTATTCTTACAATACCAGAGCGACTTCCCGTACTACTTAATGAGCAAGGGGTTACAGGTCTTAAAGTTTCTCTTGAGTATGTAATAAGTACAACCATTTTTATTACATTTATTACTTTATTAACAAGATATATAAAAGAATTACGACCAAATACCGATTCGCTTCGTATGATTTTTGCCCTGTTTGTCATGATGGTAGGGGAGCTCTTTTTTACCCTTTATAATCATGTGTATGCGATTGAAAATTTATTGGGGCACTGTTTCAAATTTATTGGATACATTTATATTTATCGTGCTATCTATTTCCCTGAGATTCAGCAGATCTTAACTGACAAAGAAAATGCGGAAAAGCAACAAATGGAAGCAGAGCTGAAGTTATATGAGGCTGAAAAAAACTTATCCAGACAAGTGTTTGAAGCACATGAAGAGGAAAGAAAGCGTGTATCTAGAGAGTTACATGATAGTATCGGGCAATCCCTATTTAGTATTTTAGTTACTTTAAATACGGTAAATAAAGATCAATCAGTAGAAACGAATGAAGATAGCCTACAAACTATAAAGAAGATGACACAAGAGGCAATGAAGGAAGTAAAAGAAATTGCACGTTCATTAAGGCCAAGTACATTAGATGATTTAGGGTTTATTCCAGCTGTGAGGTCCTATCTTGAATCATACAAACAGATTCATAATATCTCAGTTCAATTTGAAATAAAAGGGGTAGTAGGGAGGTTAGAGCCAGAAGCTGAAACAGCTCTCTATCGAATCTGTCAAGAAGCGCTAACTAACACAGCGAAATACGCGAAAGCAAGCGAAGTCTATGTATCTCTCAATATGGATGAAGATTCAGTAGATTTGACAATTATAGATAATGGCATAGGATTTTGCATAGGGGATTATTTAAAAAACGCACAGCGAAAAGGTATTGGTTTATATAGTATAAAGGAGCGAGCAGAAGGGGTAGGTGGATCTGCACAGTTTCATTCTAAAGTAAATGAGGGAACGACGATCAAAATTTTTGTCCCGAGAAATGTGGATGAAAAAGTTGATCATTCACTATTCCCTTAA
- a CDS encoding sensor domain-containing phosphodiesterase, with amino-acid sequence MITVQKSLFKNQTTIIQMISSGMQLKKILTFIVNSIENSCDSFSLYGSIMLYNPILKQLGETVSSSLPTNFINSIEPADVSPYGGSCGTAAFLKQPVTVSDIENNPLWEKYRHSAIVHGIRACFSTPLLSSKKELLGTIALYSSEVGKPDEKTLNAVDFYSKLASLAIEISNSSTNNSNHSLLYSFEIDKRLNETNEKVLTELNTALESEEFEVYYQPYFGVNEQLLGVEALIRWDHPHLGLLSPASFLPVAEETGFILDIEKWVLTQSIYKLKKLHQSGWPDLSLSVNISAQQFDNPRFPEMVAELLERMSFQPRNLTLEVTERFLIHQENIDIVNRLRATGIKLSIDDFGTSYSSLQYLKDLKIDEIKIDRSFISNLEMDKTSQKIVKMIITLGHQLNLNIVAEGVETKKQLQLLKKMKCDSIQGFLFSKPISFDHLKKKFFQQMKETWSDDYVFQKN; translated from the coding sequence ATGATTACAGTTCAGAAATCCTTATTTAAGAATCAAACAACCATTATCCAAATGATTTCATCTGGTATGCAATTAAAAAAAATACTAACTTTTATTGTGAATAGTATTGAAAATTCCTGCGATTCTTTTAGTTTGTATGGGTCCATCATGTTGTACAATCCCATACTAAAGCAATTAGGAGAAACGGTGAGTTCCTCTCTCCCTACAAACTTTATTAACTCGATTGAACCAGCAGACGTCAGCCCCTATGGAGGTTCATGTGGAACTGCTGCCTTTTTAAAACAACCTGTTACCGTATCAGATATTGAAAATAATCCTCTTTGGGAAAAGTATCGGCATAGTGCAATTGTACATGGAATTCGTGCTTGTTTTTCAACACCTCTTCTCTCTTCAAAAAAAGAATTATTAGGAACAATCGCACTTTACAGTAGTGAAGTAGGAAAACCAGATGAAAAAACGTTGAATGCAGTCGATTTTTATAGCAAACTAGCCTCTTTGGCCATAGAGATTTCAAATAGTAGTACAAATAATAGTAATCATTCTCTCCTTTATTCATTTGAAATAGATAAACGTTTAAACGAAACAAACGAAAAAGTACTTACTGAATTAAATACAGCCTTAGAAAGTGAAGAATTTGAGGTATATTATCAACCCTACTTTGGTGTAAACGAACAGTTACTAGGTGTCGAAGCCCTTATTCGTTGGGATCATCCTCATTTAGGATTATTGTCACCAGCCTCTTTTCTACCCGTTGCTGAGGAAACAGGATTTATTCTTGACATAGAAAAATGGGTTTTAACTCAATCCATCTATAAATTGAAAAAGTTACATCAATCTGGTTGGCCTGACCTAAGCCTTTCGGTTAACATTTCTGCCCAACAATTTGACAATCCTCGTTTTCCCGAAATGGTGGCAGAGCTTTTAGAAAGGATGTCCTTCCAACCGAGAAATCTTACTTTAGAAGTTACTGAACGCTTTCTTATTCATCAAGAAAATATCGATATTGTCAATCGTCTTAGGGCAACTGGCATAAAATTATCCATAGATGATTTTGGCACTTCTTATTCTTCCTTACAATATTTGAAAGACTTAAAGATTGATGAAATAAAAATTGATCGCAGCTTTATATCAAACTTAGAAATGGATAAGACTAGTCAAAAAATAGTTAAAATGATTATAACGCTCGGTCATCAACTGAACTTAAATATTGTCGCTGAAGGTGTTGAAACAAAAAAACAACTCCAATTATTAAAAAAGATGAAATGCGATTCAATCCAAGGGTTTTTGTTTAGTAAACCGATTTCGTTTGATCACTTGAAAAAAAAGTTCTTTCAACAAATGAAAGAAACATGGAGTGACGATTATGTTTTCCAAAAAAACTAA
- a CDS encoding response regulator transcription factor yields the protein MISVLLADDHAIVRSGIKHMINSQTDMKVIDEAENGEEVVHKALEKTPDVIIMDLNMPKKSGLVATKQINEANNKVKIIVLTMHEGKEYLFHALQAGASSYLLKSYHENDLIEAIRTVYRGEAYLYPNATKLLLEEYMKKSDANESDLQKLTGREQEVLSYLAKGYTNREIGEKLFLSVKTIESHKSKIMDKLQLKTRPDLVKFAVKNGYLDFD from the coding sequence ATGATTTCAGTATTACTTGCCGACGATCATGCCATTGTACGCTCGGGAATTAAACATATGATTAATAGTCAAACGGACATGAAGGTAATAGATGAAGCAGAGAACGGAGAAGAAGTCGTTCATAAAGCATTAGAAAAAACCCCTGATGTAATCATCATGGATTTAAATATGCCAAAGAAGAGCGGTCTTGTGGCAACAAAGCAAATTAATGAAGCTAATAATAAGGTGAAGATCATCGTTTTAACGATGCATGAAGGGAAGGAATATCTATTCCACGCATTGCAGGCAGGGGCTTCTAGCTACTTATTAAAAAGTTATCATGAAAATGATTTAATAGAAGCAATTCGGACAGTTTACCGCGGAGAAGCTTACTTATATCCTAATGCTACAAAACTTTTATTAGAAGAATATATGAAAAAATCAGATGCCAATGAGAGTGATTTGCAAAAATTAACGGGCCGCGAACAAGAGGTATTATCTTATTTGGCTAAGGGTTATACCAATCGGGAAATAGGGGAGAAGTTGTTTCTTTCAGTAAAGACGATAGAATCCCATAAATCGAAAATTATGGATAAATTACAACTGAAAACACGTCCAGATTTAGTGAAATTTGCAGTAAAAAACGGCTATTTAGATTTTGATTAA